From the Chitinophaga lutea genome, one window contains:
- a CDS encoding polysaccharide lyase family 8 super-sandwich domain-containing protein codes for MKNSLLFFVFLVLSTGPLKAQTEFTTIMDRVKADLLASAPGVTTLDNGVTSTLATLQTNGSWPDISYAYSSTTYTADQHVIRVKNFALAYCHSGSTHYQSTTVFNAIVSALGYWDTADPQSWNWYHNQISNPQMLGEIMILLYNTPQTLPATLRSNLLSQMNRGNPAAQTGANKLDVATHFIYRACLTADTTLMQTGVTEAFQPISYTTAEGIQYDLSYQQHGPQLYVFGYGSVLVGGEIKVAHYLRQTSYALSGTKLSLFSNFVRNGYLQSMRGKYIDFSVNGRSISRVNNLSQSGVNSQLGKLKQLDTAYITAYDQAIARIQGTQPPSYMITPTHTQYWHSDYTVHHRPGYFFGLRNVSPRTSKSENGNGENLKGYYLSEGATNIAINGNEYYNIQPVWDWSRIPGTTVPYITTFPLRAAWGGNYGTAAFSGGVTDSLYGATALAFNDYNTQARKAWFFFDNEVVCLGANITSTATQPINTTVNQCLLNGTVTVLDNGTQSNVSAGTYSYNNTLKWISHNGVGYYFPAGGNVQLSTVAQSGTWKSINNGGTTTTQTMNVFQLWFNHGTQPTGGSYAYYVIPGANMPQYDTTAIRIEQNNANVQAVRHKGLNIWQIVFYQAGTFATDSVSVTVDRACVLMLKQVGSTNVQVSVADPAQSSAPVNVYLTLPNIPQTRHLSCTMPSGNYAGSSAAFTVNLSTPVYSASPVPAVADAYVRNGTYAANNYGTATSLVIKKDGTGYNREVFFKFDVSALPALTSQVKLRLYVNYANTGVANVPWIAQYVSNNSWTETGINFNNMPIVTSNVDTTNGAGVGNYVEWDVTNVALAQQQGDGFLTLKIVANATGSTTDASFSSRESGTVEQRPALQVTTDSGLLSKMPTQETVVEDGVRVFPNPASAFIRVETASVYHKAELRDATGKIIRAETLDGKRQFEINLQAVKSGVYILQLSGAQGKATKKVIKL; via the coding sequence ATGAAGAACTCGTTACTCTTTTTTGTGTTCTTAGTCCTGAGCACCGGCCCGTTAAAGGCACAAACAGAATTCACCACGATCATGGACCGCGTCAAGGCCGATTTACTGGCCAGCGCGCCCGGCGTCACCACCCTCGACAACGGCGTAACATCCACCCTGGCCACCCTGCAAACCAACGGGTCCTGGCCCGACATCAGTTACGCTTACAGTTCCACCACCTATACGGCCGATCAGCACGTTATCCGGGTCAAGAACTTCGCCCTGGCCTATTGCCACTCCGGCAGCACCCATTACCAGAGCACCACCGTGTTTAACGCCATCGTCAGCGCCCTGGGGTACTGGGACACGGCCGACCCGCAGAGCTGGAACTGGTATCATAACCAGATCTCCAACCCGCAGATGCTGGGCGAGATCATGATACTGCTGTACAACACGCCGCAAACGCTGCCCGCTACCCTGCGCAGCAACCTGCTGTCGCAAATGAACCGGGGCAACCCCGCCGCCCAGACCGGCGCCAACAAACTCGATGTGGCCACCCACTTCATCTACCGCGCCTGCCTCACGGCCGACACCACCCTGATGCAGACCGGCGTAACAGAGGCCTTCCAGCCCATTTCCTACACGACGGCCGAGGGCATACAGTACGACCTGTCGTACCAGCAGCACGGCCCGCAACTGTACGTGTTCGGGTATGGCTCCGTACTGGTCGGCGGCGAGATCAAAGTAGCGCATTACCTGCGCCAAACGTCCTACGCCCTGTCCGGCACCAAACTCTCCCTTTTCAGCAACTTCGTGCGTAACGGCTACCTGCAATCGATGCGGGGAAAGTACATCGACTTCAGCGTGAACGGGCGCAGCATCAGCCGGGTCAACAACCTTTCGCAAAGCGGGGTGAACAGCCAGCTCGGCAAACTCAAACAGCTCGACACCGCGTATATAACGGCGTACGACCAGGCGATAGCCCGCATCCAGGGCACACAGCCGCCGTCGTACATGATCACGCCCACGCATACCCAGTACTGGCATTCCGATTATACGGTGCATCACCGGCCGGGGTATTTCTTCGGGCTCCGGAATGTGTCGCCCCGTACGTCCAAATCCGAAAACGGGAACGGCGAGAACCTGAAAGGGTATTACCTGTCCGAAGGCGCCACCAACATCGCTATCAATGGCAACGAATATTACAACATCCAGCCGGTGTGGGACTGGAGCCGTATACCTGGCACCACGGTGCCTTATATCACTACGTTTCCGCTGCGTGCGGCCTGGGGCGGCAACTACGGCACCGCCGCCTTCTCCGGTGGGGTGACCGATTCCCTGTACGGCGCCACCGCCCTTGCGTTCAACGATTACAATACGCAGGCGCGGAAGGCGTGGTTCTTCTTTGACAATGAGGTGGTTTGCCTCGGCGCGAACATTACCTCCACCGCCACGCAGCCCATCAACACCACGGTGAACCAGTGCCTGCTCAACGGCACGGTAACGGTGCTTGACAACGGCACACAAAGCAATGTATCCGCCGGCACTTACAGCTACAACAACACCCTCAAATGGATATCGCATAACGGCGTCGGTTATTATTTCCCGGCCGGCGGCAACGTGCAGTTGAGCACCGTGGCGCAGAGCGGTACCTGGAAGAGCATCAACAACGGCGGCACCACCACCACACAGACCATGAACGTGTTCCAGCTCTGGTTCAATCACGGCACGCAGCCCACCGGCGGCAGCTATGCCTATTATGTGATCCCTGGCGCGAACATGCCGCAGTACGACACTACCGCCATCCGCATCGAACAGAACAACGCCAACGTACAGGCCGTGCGGCACAAGGGGCTCAATATCTGGCAGATCGTATTTTACCAGGCGGGCACCTTCGCCACCGATTCCGTTTCGGTGACCGTAGACCGTGCCTGCGTGCTGATGCTGAAACAGGTAGGCAGCACGAACGTGCAGGTGTCGGTGGCAGACCCGGCGCAGTCGTCCGCGCCGGTGAACGTATACCTCACACTGCCCAACATCCCGCAAACCCGCCATCTTTCCTGTACCATGCCTTCCGGCAATTATGCAGGCTCCAGTGCGGCGTTTACCGTGAACCTGTCCACACCCGTTTATTCCGCCAGCCCCGTTCCCGCCGTGGCGGACGCATACGTTCGCAACGGCACCTATGCCGCCAACAATTACGGCACGGCCACTTCGCTCGTCATCAAAAAAGACGGCACCGGCTATAACCGGGAGGTGTTTTTCAAGTTCGACGTATCCGCGCTCCCGGCTCTTACCAGCCAGGTGAAACTGCGGCTGTACGTGAATTACGCCAACACCGGCGTGGCCAACGTACCGTGGATTGCGCAATACGTGAGTAACAACAGCTGGACCGAAACAGGCATCAACTTCAACAACATGCCGATCGTCACCTCCAACGTGGATACCACCAACGGTGCGGGCGTGGGCAATTACGTGGAGTGGGATGTCACCAATGTGGCGCTCGCGCAGCAGCAGGGCGACGGGTTCCTGACGCTGAAGATCGTTGCCAATGCTACCGGCAGCACAACGGACGCTTCTTTCAGTTCCCGTGAAAGCGGCACCGTGGAGCAGCGCCCGGCGCTCCAGGTCACGACAGACTCCGGTCTTCTTTCAAAAATGCCCACGCAGGAAACCGTGGTGGAAGATGGGGTCCGCGTATTCCCCAATCCCGCCAGCGCGTTCATCCGCGTGGAAACGGCATCCGTCTATCACAAAGCCGAGCTCAGGGATGCCACCGGTAAAATCATCCGGGCCGAAACCCTCGACGGTAAACGGCAGTTCGAGATCAACCTCCAGGCTGTAAAAAGCGGCGTGTACATTTTACAACTCAGCGGAGCGCAAGGGAAGGCAACAAAAAAAGTGATCAAACTATAA
- a CDS encoding SusC/RagA family TonB-linked outer membrane protein, producing the protein MLSAQQKAVTGTVKDESGQPLQGVTVTVKNGKAGASTDAAGKFSLQATPGAILVFTFIGFERVETTVNDRAAYNVVLKEKAGQLSDVVVVGYATQKRKDLTGAVGSVNMKDFEKAPVKSFDEALAGRVAGVAVASNDGQPGSIANIVIRGAGSITQDNSPLYVIDGFPTEASNANAISPADIESIDVLKDASATAIYGARGSNGVILITTKKGKTGPPQVTYNGYYGWQQVPEKVELMSPYEFVRYVGEINPGIRDSIYLAKGIKLEDYKNVQGTDFQDYIYQTGQNQNHDISVRGGNDKTRYSLSGNFNNQKGIIINGGFKRYQGRFTLDQTVNSKLKVGINVNYAYNESYGIPVSATNFYASATTLYSVWGARPTTSLSGRDSAVSLVDEFYDPTNELANNQDYRVNPLQNIRNQITINKRNTLLANAYAEYALSKSLSLRISGGINTLSNETNIFNNSRTQSGSKWSSSGVNGAIWNQPSSIWRSENMLTYRKQFSKKHNFTALGVFEAQGARNADRRLTATQIPNEELGLDAIDQAPAANTSLTSWSSRWTMASLLARVNYDYMGKYLVTASIRADGSSKFAPGNKWGYFPSASVAWRFSSEQFMKDLKFVSDAKLRVGYGSSGNNRVGDFAYMSQLQFTNLHYWYSAGNAPTTLGGVITSSGNNNLRWETNDQTNLGLDLAFLKNRLTLTVDAYQRTTRDLLLSAALPYMQGVESSTGVKNVGRLENKGLEFTVTGVIVDNRQFSWNSNFNISFNRNKILALTEGQNSILSGSGTFFNTTYSGLFPYISVIGRPLGEMYGLVFDGVYQFSDFDVMPNGTYQLKPDVTTNGSARNAVRPGDIKYKDLNGDLQVNNQDYTIIGSGLPKHTGGFSNDFRYRNFDLNILLQWSYGNDIINANRYVFEGGIVNNPNLNQFASYANRWTPDNPSNSMFRAGGMGNAAYSSRVVEDGSYLKLRTVSLGYNVTKELLRRARIQNMRVYASAQNLYTWTNYSGKDPEVSGRHTNLTPGFDYAVYPHSLSYVVGLNVTF; encoded by the coding sequence ATGCTTTCGGCCCAGCAAAAAGCGGTGACGGGAACCGTCAAAGACGAAAGCGGACAACCATTACAGGGCGTCACCGTGACGGTAAAAAACGGTAAGGCCGGCGCCAGTACCGACGCCGCCGGCAAATTTTCCCTCCAGGCCACCCCGGGCGCCATCCTCGTATTTACCTTCATCGGGTTTGAAAGAGTGGAGACGACCGTGAACGATCGCGCCGCATATAACGTGGTGCTGAAAGAAAAAGCGGGCCAACTCAGCGACGTGGTGGTGGTAGGCTACGCCACCCAGAAACGGAAAGACCTGACCGGCGCCGTGGGCAGCGTGAACATGAAGGACTTCGAGAAGGCGCCGGTGAAGTCGTTCGACGAAGCCCTGGCCGGCCGTGTGGCGGGTGTGGCCGTAGCGAGCAACGACGGGCAGCCGGGCTCCATCGCCAACATCGTGATCCGCGGGGCGGGCTCCATTACACAGGATAACTCGCCGCTTTACGTGATCGACGGGTTTCCCACGGAAGCTTCCAACGCCAACGCCATCAGCCCGGCAGACATCGAAAGCATCGACGTGCTGAAAGACGCCTCCGCCACCGCCATTTACGGCGCCCGCGGTTCCAACGGGGTTATCCTCATCACCACCAAAAAAGGCAAAACAGGGCCGCCGCAGGTCACCTACAACGGGTATTACGGCTGGCAGCAGGTGCCGGAAAAGGTGGAACTGATGAGCCCGTATGAATTCGTGCGGTACGTAGGGGAAATCAACCCCGGCATCCGCGATTCCATCTACCTGGCCAAAGGCATCAAGCTGGAGGATTATAAAAACGTACAGGGCACGGACTTCCAGGACTACATTTACCAGACCGGCCAGAACCAGAACCACGACATTTCCGTGAGAGGCGGCAACGACAAAACACGGTACTCCCTCTCCGGCAACTTCAACAACCAGAAAGGCATCATCATCAACGGTGGCTTCAAACGCTACCAGGGCCGTTTTACGCTCGACCAGACGGTGAACAGCAAACTGAAGGTGGGCATCAACGTAAACTATGCGTATAACGAGTCGTACGGCATCCCGGTATCGGCCACCAACTTCTACGCCTCCGCCACCACGCTGTATTCCGTATGGGGCGCCAGGCCTACCACCAGCCTGTCAGGCCGCGACAGCGCGGTGAGCCTCGTGGACGAGTTTTATGATCCCACCAACGAGCTGGCCAACAACCAGGACTATCGCGTGAACCCGTTGCAGAACATCCGCAACCAGATCACCATTAATAAAAGGAATACCCTGCTGGCTAACGCCTATGCGGAGTACGCCCTTTCAAAATCGTTGTCGCTGCGCATATCCGGCGGTATCAACACCCTGAGCAACGAAACCAATATTTTCAACAACTCCAGGACCCAGTCCGGCAGCAAATGGAGCTCCAGCGGCGTGAACGGCGCGATCTGGAACCAGCCTTCTTCGATCTGGCGGAGCGAGAACATGCTCACCTACCGGAAGCAGTTTTCCAAAAAACACAACTTCACCGCGCTGGGCGTGTTTGAAGCGCAGGGGGCAAGAAACGCCGACCGCCGCCTCACCGCCACGCAGATCCCCAACGAAGAACTGGGCCTCGATGCGATAGACCAGGCGCCGGCCGCGAACACTTCGCTTACCTCCTGGAGCAGCCGCTGGACGATGGCCTCCCTGCTGGCGCGCGTGAATTACGATTACATGGGTAAATACCTGGTGACGGCTTCCATCCGTGCGGACGGCTCCTCCAAATTCGCGCCCGGCAACAAATGGGGGTATTTCCCCTCTGCGTCAGTAGCCTGGCGTTTCAGCAGCGAGCAGTTCATGAAAGACCTGAAGTTCGTGTCGGACGCCAAACTGCGCGTAGGGTACGGTTCTTCCGGCAATAACCGGGTGGGGGACTTCGCCTACATGTCGCAGCTGCAGTTTACCAACCTGCATTACTGGTATTCCGCCGGCAATGCGCCCACCACCCTGGGCGGTGTGATCACTTCTTCCGGCAACAACAACCTGCGCTGGGAAACCAACGATCAGACCAACCTCGGCCTCGACCTGGCTTTCCTCAAGAACCGCCTCACCCTCACGGTGGATGCATACCAGCGTACCACGCGCGACCTGCTGCTCAGTGCCGCGCTGCCGTACATGCAGGGCGTTGAAAGCTCCACCGGCGTGAAAAACGTAGGCAGGCTCGAAAACAAGGGGCTGGAATTCACCGTTACCGGCGTGATCGTCGATAACCGGCAGTTCAGCTGGAACAGCAACTTCAACATCAGCTTCAACCGCAATAAAATACTGGCGTTAACAGAAGGGCAGAATTCCATTCTCAGCGGATCCGGCACTTTCTTTAACACCACTTACTCCGGCCTGTTCCCGTACATTTCCGTGATCGGGCGTCCGTTGGGTGAGATGTACGGCCTTGTGTTCGACGGCGTGTACCAGTTCTCCGACTTCGACGTGATGCCCAACGGCACCTACCAGCTGAAGCCGGACGTTACTACGAACGGTTCCGCCCGTAACGCCGTGCGCCCGGGTGATATCAAATACAAAGACCTGAACGGCGACCTCCAGGTGAACAACCAGGACTACACCATCATCGGCAGCGGCCTGCCCAAACACACCGGCGGTTTCAGCAACGATTTCCGCTACCGCAATTTCGATCTGAATATATTATTGCAATGGTCGTACGGCAACGACATCATCAATGCCAACCGTTATGTGTTCGAAGGCGGCATCGTCAACAACCCGAACCTGAACCAGTTCGCCAGCTACGCCAACCGCTGGACGCCCGACAATCCCAGCAACTCCATGTTCCGCGCAGGCGGGATGGGTAATGCGGCGTATTCTTCCCGTGTGGTGGAAGACGGCTCGTACCTGAAGCTGCGCACGGTATCGCTGGGGTATAACGTAACGAAGGAATTGCTGCGCCGCGCCAGGATACAGAACATGCGCGTATATGCATCCGCGCAGAACCTGTATACCTGGACGAATTACTCCGGCAAGGATCCCGAGGTGAGCGGCCGTCATACCAACCTCACACCCGGTTTCGACTACGCCGTGTACCCGCACTCCCTGAGTTATGTAGTGGGCCTGAATGTAACTTTCTGA
- a CDS encoding hybrid sensor histidine kinase/response regulator transcription factor, producing MLLAFQRAGGQSIAFNHLTIENGLSHNSVLSIAQDKRGFMWFGTRYGLNRYDGQRFRIYRNERNDSTSIPEHQVLYILPDSKGNLWIGSTRGLARYLPEKDAFERISLRQANVQPGVTFIYEDRKGRLWIGTYYGLFLKTGSGFRHFMREADSSTLAGNSIRCVFEDSRGAIWVGTTTGLNRLTEQNGQFSFESFRQGDGLTSGYITAIAEDRQGRLWLGTQTNGISLYDPIRQTFSALAGPKPVNPNVRRIITDKAGKMWIGTQEGLSVIDPASFSGANYQHNPGNKKSLSQNSIHALFQDNNGSVWIGTYFGGVNMIHSSGTAFSTIQSHPPQPGLSNNVVSGMLEDEHHNLWIGTEGGGLNYYNRSTNTFRVYRHEAGRPGSIGSNLVKMVYEDKDRNIWAGTHGGGLNLLQPGGTFKQFFFNQNDPGTLTLEVTSLLEDSGNRFWVGCNSGLFVTRRQGNELIPIPDTNLKALPPYVRSLMEDSRRRILIGTSEGLFVYENNQLRQLRGGYINSVTTDSRGNYWVGLYYGGMACFDKNLQQTALYTEKDGLPNSNVIGILEDRQQHLWISTDNGLVKFDPATKKFQTYTTSDGIAGNDFNYNALLKDSRGEFFFGGFNGITSFFPEKIAANTYSAPMVFTGLRLFNKPVGIGGEERLLRQDIGFTPSLRFRPNQEVFTLEFALLNYIRSNKNRYAYQLEGVDRDWIETTTPAVTYTNLAAGSYTFWVKGANNDGVWSEPVRMEITILPPFWRTWWAYCIYALLAAGIFFFVTRYFFLQALLKKEEDLHQVKLNFFTNVSHEIRTHLTLLMAPVEKMISMLPTGDQLQQPLGQVRNNANRLLRLVSELMDFRKAETSHLVLHVEEQDLIPFLAGICENFRELSLSRQIKISFSHDMAQALLYFDREQLDKVFFNLLSNAIKFTPDGGRVSMHVARGKGSYIVTVTDNGRGIAPEYLPKLFTNFFQVADHGLQNTGYGIGLALSRNIVELHHGSLSAESDPPEAGKEGRTCFTVTLAEGRQHFAGTPHVVGAAPVRRAATAGETDVMTATVAAAPVTAPGGNRFTIHIIEDNPELRELVRETFNRQYEVLESENGAAGLALAAEQIPDLVISDVMMPEMDGLQLCHALKTDERTSHIPVILLTAKSSQSDQVSGLETGADLYLTKPFSTRVLELNVRNLLASREKMREKFSRQLQTTEPPVVADAVPNTLDSAFLEKVMQLVDEHMDDPEFGVDMLSRKVAMSQPVLYKKLKAVTDMSVNDFVKSLRLKKAAELIRTRRHTVYEVAYMVGYNDRKYFSREFKKQFGKTPSEFAGEP from the coding sequence ATGTTGCTGGCTTTTCAACGGGCCGGGGGGCAAAGCATTGCTTTTAACCACCTGACGATCGAAAACGGGCTGTCACATAACTCGGTGCTTTCGATTGCGCAGGATAAACGGGGGTTTATGTGGTTCGGCACGCGGTACGGGCTGAACCGGTACGACGGACAGCGATTCCGGATTTACCGCAACGAACGGAACGACAGCACCTCCATCCCCGAGCACCAGGTGCTTTATATTTTACCCGACAGCAAAGGCAACCTCTGGATCGGCAGTACCCGCGGGCTGGCCCGCTACCTGCCAGAAAAAGATGCTTTTGAACGGATCAGCCTGCGCCAGGCCAACGTACAGCCGGGCGTCACCTTTATATATGAAGACAGAAAAGGCCGCCTCTGGATAGGCACTTATTATGGGCTCTTCCTTAAAACCGGCAGCGGCTTCCGGCATTTCATGCGGGAGGCCGACAGCAGCACATTGGCCGGCAACAGTATCCGCTGCGTATTCGAAGACAGCCGGGGCGCCATCTGGGTGGGCACCACCACCGGCCTCAACCGCCTTACCGAACAAAACGGGCAGTTCAGTTTCGAAAGTTTCCGGCAGGGCGACGGCCTTACGTCCGGTTACATCACCGCCATCGCGGAAGACCGGCAGGGCCGCCTGTGGCTGGGCACACAAACCAACGGCATCAGCCTGTATGATCCCATCCGGCAAACCTTCAGCGCGCTTGCCGGCCCGAAACCCGTCAACCCCAACGTCCGCCGTATCATTACCGACAAGGCCGGCAAAATGTGGATCGGTACGCAGGAAGGCCTGAGCGTGATAGACCCGGCCAGCTTCAGCGGCGCCAACTACCAGCATAATCCCGGCAACAAAAAGAGCCTCAGCCAGAATTCCATCCACGCCCTTTTTCAAGACAACAACGGATCCGTCTGGATCGGCACCTATTTCGGCGGCGTGAACATGATACACTCTTCCGGCACCGCCTTCAGCACCATCCAGAGCCATCCGCCGCAGCCCGGCCTCAGCAACAACGTGGTGAGCGGGATGCTGGAAGACGAGCATCATAACCTGTGGATAGGCACCGAAGGCGGCGGCCTCAATTATTATAACCGCAGCACCAACACTTTCCGGGTATACCGGCATGAAGCAGGCAGGCCCGGCAGCATCGGTTCCAACCTGGTGAAAATGGTGTATGAAGACAAAGACCGCAACATATGGGCGGGCACGCACGGTGGCGGGCTGAACCTCCTGCAGCCGGGCGGCACCTTCAAACAGTTTTTCTTCAACCAGAACGACCCCGGCACACTGACGCTGGAGGTCACCAGCCTGCTGGAGGATTCCGGAAACCGCTTCTGGGTAGGCTGCAATTCCGGGCTTTTCGTGACGCGGCGGCAGGGCAACGAGCTCATCCCTATCCCGGATACGAACCTGAAGGCCTTGCCCCCTTACGTCCGGAGCCTGATGGAAGACAGCCGGCGGCGCATCCTCATCGGCACTTCCGAAGGCCTGTTCGTGTATGAAAACAACCAGCTCCGGCAGCTGCGGGGCGGTTATATCAATTCCGTGACGACGGACAGCCGCGGCAATTACTGGGTGGGGCTGTATTACGGCGGCATGGCCTGCTTCGACAAGAACCTGCAGCAAACGGCGCTATACACCGAAAAAGACGGGCTGCCCAACAGCAACGTCATCGGCATACTCGAAGACCGGCAGCAGCACCTCTGGATCAGTACCGATAACGGCCTGGTGAAGTTCGACCCCGCCACCAAAAAATTCCAGACTTACACCACCAGCGACGGCATCGCCGGCAACGACTTCAACTATAATGCGCTGCTGAAAGACAGCCGGGGAGAGTTTTTCTTCGGCGGATTCAACGGCATCACCAGTTTTTTCCCGGAAAAGATCGCCGCCAATACTTACTCCGCGCCCATGGTATTCACCGGCCTGCGCCTCTTCAACAAACCGGTGGGCATCGGCGGTGAGGAGCGGTTGCTGCGGCAGGATATCGGCTTCACGCCTTCACTCCGTTTCCGTCCCAACCAGGAAGTGTTCACGCTCGAGTTCGCTTTATTGAATTACATCCGGAGCAACAAAAACCGTTATGCCTATCAACTCGAAGGCGTCGACCGCGACTGGATAGAGACCACCACACCGGCCGTCACTTATACCAACCTCGCCGCCGGCAGTTATACTTTCTGGGTGAAGGGCGCCAATAACGACGGGGTATGGAGCGAGCCCGTGCGCATGGAGATCACCATATTGCCGCCTTTCTGGCGTACGTGGTGGGCTTATTGTATTTATGCCCTGCTTGCGGCCGGCATTTTCTTTTTCGTCACCCGTTATTTCTTTTTGCAGGCACTGTTGAAGAAAGAGGAAGACCTCCATCAGGTGAAGCTCAACTTCTTCACGAACGTGTCGCACGAGATACGCACCCACCTTACCCTGCTGATGGCGCCGGTGGAAAAGATGATCAGCATGCTGCCCACTGGCGACCAGCTGCAGCAGCCGCTCGGACAGGTGCGCAACAACGCCAACCGCCTGTTGCGGCTGGTGAGCGAACTGATGGATTTCCGGAAAGCGGAAACCAGCCACCTGGTGCTGCACGTGGAAGAACAGGACCTCATCCCCTTCCTCGCCGGCATCTGCGAAAACTTCCGGGAGCTGAGCCTCAGCCGGCAGATCAAAATTTCGTTCAGTCATGATATGGCGCAGGCCCTGTTGTATTTCGACCGGGAGCAGCTCGACAAGGTATTCTTCAACCTGTTGAGCAACGCCATCAAATTCACGCCGGACGGCGGGCGCGTGAGCATGCACGTGGCGCGCGGGAAGGGCTCCTATATTGTTACCGTCACCGATAACGGGCGGGGCATTGCGCCGGAATACCTGCCGAAACTGTTCACCAACTTCTTCCAGGTAGCGGATCACGGCCTGCAGAATACCGGCTACGGCATCGGGCTGGCATTGTCGCGCAACATTGTCGAACTGCATCACGGCAGCTTGTCGGCCGAAAGCGATCCGCCGGAAGCAGGAAAAGAAGGCCGGACCTGTTTTACCGTTACGCTGGCCGAGGGCCGGCAGCATTTTGCCGGTACGCCGCATGTGGTGGGCGCTGCACCCGTTCGCCGCGCTGCTACAGCCGGTGAAACGGACGTGATGACGGCGACCGTTGCCGCCGCCCCGGTAACCGCACCCGGCGGTAACCGGTTCACCATCCATATCATCGAAGACAATCCCGAACTGCGCGAGCTGGTGCGGGAAACGTTCAACCGGCAGTACGAGGTGCTCGAAAGCGAGAACGGCGCTGCCGGGCTGGCATTGGCCGCCGAACAAATCCCCGACCTGGTGATCAGCGACGTGATGATGCCCGAAATGGACGGCCTGCAACTGTGCCATGCCCTCAAAACCGACGAGCGCACCAGCCATATCCCCGTCATCCTGCTCACGGCCAAAAGCTCCCAGTCAGACCAGGTGAGCGGCCTGGAAACCGGGGCCGACCTTTACCTCACCAAACCCTTCAGCACCCGCGTGCTGGAACTGAACGTGCGCAACCTGCTGGCGTCCCGCGAAAAGATGCGGGAGAAGTTCAGCCGGCAGCTGCAGACCACCGAGCCGCCCGTGGTGGCCGATGCCGTGCCCAATACCCTCGACAGCGCTTTCCTCGAAAAGGTGATGCAGCTGGTGGACGAGCATATGGACGACCCGGAATTCGGGGTAGACATGCTTTCCCGGAAGGTGGCCATGAGCCAGCCCGTGCTTTATAAAAAGCTGAAAGCCGTGACCGATATGTCGGTCAACGATTTTGTAAAGTCGCTCCGCCTGAAAAAAGCCGCCGAGCTCATCCGTACACGGCGCCATACCGTATACGAGGTGGCGTATATGGTGGGGTATAACGACCGGAAGTATTTCAGCCGGGAGTTCAAGAAACAGTTCGGCAAAACCCCGTCCGAGTTCGCCGGCGAGCCATAA
- a CDS encoding response regulator transcription factor gives MKSYPPIKLVIADSQDIFREGLVQMLAGEPGIDVAGATSGGHELPSLLQASHPDILLADATLPFHNGHTLVEYVQSSFPAVNIIVLSLQEEVDHAVAMLRAGIQGYLIKTAPLAEILEAIRTVHNKQPYYSRAVSGKLLQLAAQGLLGPQTIAFSEKETAIIRLTCEDLSAKEIAARLRLSSRTVEAYRLRIMEKMNVKGTAGMVIYAIRHHICSL, from the coding sequence ATGAAAAGTTATCCCCCTATTAAGCTGGTGATTGCGGATAGCCAGGACATTTTCCGGGAAGGCCTTGTTCAGATGCTGGCGGGCGAGCCCGGGATAGATGTGGCGGGCGCAACGTCCGGCGGCCACGAGCTCCCTTCCCTGTTGCAGGCATCTCATCCAGACATTTTACTGGCAGACGCAACGCTCCCGTTCCACAACGGCCATACGCTGGTCGAATATGTACAGTCGTCTTTCCCCGCGGTGAATATCATCGTGCTATCGCTGCAGGAAGAAGTCGATCATGCTGTGGCCATGCTGAGGGCCGGCATCCAGGGTTACCTGATCAAAACGGCGCCGCTGGCTGAGATACTGGAGGCCATCCGCACGGTGCATAACAAGCAGCCGTATTACAGCCGTGCCGTTTCCGGCAAACTGCTACAGCTGGCGGCGCAGGGTTTGCTGGGGCCGCAAACCATCGCGTTCAGCGAAAAGGAAACGGCGATCATCCGGCTCACCTGTGAAGATCTGAGCGCCAAGGAAATCGCGGCGCGGCTGCGATTGAGCAGCAGAACCGTGGAAGCGTACCGGCTGCGCATCATGGAAAAGATGAATGTCAAAGGCACCGCCGGCATGGTCATCTACGCGATCAGGCACCACATTTGTTCCCTGTAA